The window CGCCGGGATCCTCCAGGTCGATCACCTCCTCGTGGCCGTGAAAGACGCTGAGTTCGTTCTCCTCGACGCGATCGATCCCCGAGACGAAGACCCCGATCTCGATCCGTTCGCCGGGGTCGATCCGCGGCTGCCTGAGAAACACGTCGAGTTCGCTCTCCTCGAGCGTCCCTTCCCCCGAGACGAAGATGCTGATCTCGATACGCCCGTCCGCGTCGAACGTCGAGCCCTCGAGAAACGGCTCGATCGAGAGATCGTCTGATCCGGGTCCGGCGTCGGCTCGGCCGACCGCACCAGCGGACTCTCCTCCCATAAACGTCCGTGTATCCCGGGCCTGGAAGTTCAGCGCTTCGGCCGATCGAACGGTTCGCTTCCGGTCCCTGGGTTCGGGTTCCCGGCTCGGTCGGGAACCGGCCGAGACCACCCTTTCCCGAATCGAAAGACAATTTGAGACGACGACGCTACCCCTTCCCATGCTTTCGATCGCGCTTGCCGGAAAGCCAAACGCCGGCAAGTCCACGTTCTACACCGCGGCGACGATGGCCGACGTGGACGTCGCCAACTACCCGTTCACGACGATCGACGCCAACCGAGGCGTAAGCTACGTCCGCACGGAGTGTCCCTGCCTCGAGCGCGACGAGCGCTGTAACGCCGACGACTGCGAAGACGGCAAGCGCTACGTCCCGATCGAGTTGCTCGACGTCGCGGGGCTGGTACCGGGGGCACACGAGGGGAAGGGCCTCGGCAACCAGTTCCTCGACGAACTGACGAACGCCGACGTGATCGTCAACGTCGTCGACGCCTCCGGCGGCACGAACGAGAAGGGCGAACCCGTCGATATCGGCGAGCACGACCCGCTCGAGGACATCGATTTCATCGAGGAGGAGATGGACCTCTGGCTGGCGGGGATCGTCGACCGCAACTGGGAGTCGGTCGAGCGCAAGTCCCGGTCGCCCGACTTCGACATCGACGACGCCTTAGCGGACATGCTCTCGGGCTTCGGTGCCTCGCCGAAGGGGATCGCGACCGTCCTGCGGGAACTCGACTACCCCGAGGATCCGATCCAGTGGGAGGACGAGCACCGGGAGGAACTCGCACGACTGGTCCGGGAGCGGACGAAGCCGATCGTCGTCGCGGCCAACAAGATCGACGTCGCCCCCGAGGAAAACGTCGAACGCCTGCTCGAACTGGACAAACCGGTGATCCCGACCACCGCGGAGGGCGAACTCGCCCTGCGCCGCGCGGCCGACAACGACCTGGTCGACTACGACCCCGGCGACGAGACCCTCGAGATCGGCGACGGCGTCAGCGACGCTCAACGCGGCGCGCTCGAGGACCTGGCGGACACGATGGCCGAGTGGGACGGGACGGGCGTCCAGTCGGCGCTTGATTACGCCGTTTACGACCTGCTCGATCACATCACGGCCTACCCAGTCGAGGACGCCTCGAAGTGGTCCGACGGGAGCGGGAACATTCTCCCCGACGCCCACCTGCTCCCGGCGGGGTCGACGCCCGTCGACCTGGCCTACGCCGTCCACTCCGACATCGGCGACGGCTACCTCCACGCGGTCGACGCCACGTCGAACCGGGAGGTGGGCGAGGACTACGAACTCGAGGAGGGCGACGTGATCAAGATCGTGAGTACGAACTGATACAGCCGGAATTAGAGCGCGTTACTCGTTTTCGAGCGCGTCGTATATATCTCGATTCGAGTCTCGGTCAGCCGCTGCTACTCGCTGGACGAGTTCTCGTCGGATGTCGTCCATCACTTCATCGAGCGGGGAACCGGACTCCGAACCTTCCTCGGTCGCCATATCTGGTGTATCGTCCCGACTGCGGTTAATCGTTCGGGTTAGACGAGTCGCCTGTCAGTTCGTCCAGTCCGTACTGGATGAGGTCGTCACGCCACCGTTCGATCTCGCCTGGGAGGTCGATTTCTTCGGTGTGAGATCGAAGGTATTCGAGAGTTTTCGTTTCGTCGACTGTTGCCTGATCGGTGCCGAACTGCTTGAGGATCGTCCTGATTTCGTCGTCGTACGCGAACCGATACCCGTTGAGAAAGTAGAACACGACCGTCGTGTTGAGTGCGGTACGCTTGTTTGCGTCGACGAACGGGTGGTTCGCTACCAACATCCGGATGAGGTGAAACGCTTTCTCGTGAATCGTCTCGGGCACCGTTCCGAAACTCCCATTCTCGACGTAGTTCAGGGCAAACTCAATATCTCCGCGATTCTTGACTCCAGCGTGCGTGTCGGAATATTCTGCTACGACGTCATCGTGGATGGCGAGAACGTCGTTGACTGACGGATACCAGAACGAGTCTGCCATTCGTTTGTCCAATCAGACCGCACCCGAGGTAATCCTTGCTATTACGGCTCACGGTGTCTGGCTGGGTTTATCCATTGTGTACGTTTTGTATACTCAGAAGCACTAATCAAGATCGTAAGTACGAACTGACTGGTT of the Halobiforma lacisalsi AJ5 genome contains:
- a CDS encoding type II toxin-antitoxin system death-on-curing family toxin, coding for MADSFWYPSVNDVLAIHDDVVAEYSDTHAGVKNRGDIEFALNYVENGSFGTVPETIHEKAFHLIRMLVANHPFVDANKRTALNTTVVFYFLNGYRFAYDDEIRTILKQFGTDQATVDETKTLEYLRSHTEEIDLPGEIERWRDDLIQYGLDELTGDSSNPND
- a CDS encoding redox-regulated ATPase YchF, which codes for MLSIALAGKPNAGKSTFYTAATMADVDVANYPFTTIDANRGVSYVRTECPCLERDERCNADDCEDGKRYVPIELLDVAGLVPGAHEGKGLGNQFLDELTNADVIVNVVDASGGTNEKGEPVDIGEHDPLEDIDFIEEEMDLWLAGIVDRNWESVERKSRSPDFDIDDALADMLSGFGASPKGIATVLRELDYPEDPIQWEDEHREELARLVRERTKPIVVAANKIDVAPEENVERLLELDKPVIPTTAEGELALRRAADNDLVDYDPGDETLEIGDGVSDAQRGALEDLADTMAEWDGTGVQSALDYAVYDLLDHITAYPVEDASKWSDGSGNILPDAHLLPAGSTPVDLAYAVHSDIGDGYLHAVDATSNREVGEDYELEEGDVIKIVSTN